A window of Exiguobacterium sibiricum 7-3 genomic DNA:
AACAGTGGGTACAAATAATTAGGTCTGGCTTTACTTCCTGGATAAGACATCTCATTTTATATAAAAAAAAACTTAGGTACCATTCGTTTGATTTTTGTTTATCCCGAGTTTTATAAAAAAACTTTCGATAGACGATACTGTATGAAGTCGAGGCATAACGAATCCAGTTTAAGTAAATCATTGATGTCAGATGCTCAATTGTTGGGTTTATATAACTTAAG
This region includes:
- a CDS encoding MGDG synthase family glycosyltransferase, translated to MAKILILPFLNMRSGHHAVAETLAENLGRKMETEIKEVEFLSYINPTIEHLTSMIYLNWIRYASTSYSIVYRKFFYKTRDKQKSNEWYLSFFLYKMRCLIQEVKPDLIICTHC